One part of the Amyelois transitella isolate CPQ chromosome 10, ilAmyTran1.1, whole genome shotgun sequence genome encodes these proteins:
- the LOC106134779 gene encoding uncharacterized protein K02A2.6-like has product MEHARPPSELCLEGGPANRADAWRKWYKQFLVFLKASGVYKEPTDVQASLLINLIGSEGYDVYTTFKFEKETDRENFDKLVSKFNEHFGTKQNTTMARFKFFTRNQENGESVDEYVTALKILSQHCEFEHLEEGLIRDRVVCGVTDGKIRDRLLRAEDLTLARAVKICQASEMSTEEKRQIEGTKAVTDGGASSAAVDVVYGGAGGPSRAARGGWGRPRPRGQLRAAGARGAATAGGRRGAASRSACRACMKDQCDGDYKCAARNAQCFWCSERGHFKSACPKLKSRVYQIEEELSTDDSDLYYVSTVDNFGDGMDSHKWYETLFLYGSDLKERFKLDTGSDLNVMSLKTYCKLGLNLSELTSDNTRALSFCGNFIPIVGSCYINWFYKNKVYKLRFIISEHDCQNVLGKFSCEQLGLIKRLYSIDINQYDDIFKGLGKLPGKYKIVTIPGAQPSVCPVRKIPVGVRDKLRIELDRMENLGVIRRVTHPTPWVNAIVVAAKKDGSIRVCLDPRPLNRAVRRAHYPLPTLTDIATKLEGARYFSKLDARSGFWMVQLDDDSADLCTFGTPYGRYQYLRLPYGINCASEVFHQKIRQILEGLEGVDSFVDDVIVWGSSISEHDERLKLLLNRARDAGIKFNKEKCEFCVQTVTYLGHTFSSKGMQIDESKLKAIRDMPNPQDRSSLERFLGMVNYLSKFIPHYSEIAAPLRILLKKDSVWNWDEVHEATVRRLKESVCAAPVLALYSAREPVLLSVDASSRALGAVLMQGGRPVEYASSTLTDTQCRYAQIEKELLAIVFALERFHQYVYGRKDVTVETDHKPLETLFHKALDSVPARLQRMMLRIQGYDFKVTYKPGKYMFVADTLSRAPLPEQLQQKVSDEISEQSCFLIENVRFSDSKLSMIKEHTMKDEECQLIIRYIKNGWPNYKYEVDERVKEQWSYKESFEYVDGIIFKDNLVYIPFKLRYEMVKRVHDGHMGIDRCKRHARDVMFWPGMSRDIESAVRRCATCAERVARPAREPLLPHPIPSLPWAKIGSDIFQNGNKYFLILVDYFSNYIEVCPLLNITSKTVITAMKDQFARHGIPQELITDNGPAYASKEFATFSKQWGFKHVTSSPKYPVSNGRSEKAVHIVKNMLTKSLSSGSDFYLGLLNLRTTPRDGISSPSQLLMGRRLNSRLPSHDCKLQPSRDNRDDYKAITSKQARDKQHYDKRARALPELRAGQRVVMADAGDRKHARVQARAPQPRSYFVIDSTGKRYRRNRRHLINVEAALSSPSQYTPEEQEHYEEEDWSMAESEDNADDPTFVLTSGDGSRLSEDSRGDILKGRLDRARRPAAEAARTIIAKLNREK; this is encoded by the coding sequence atggAACACGCGCGTCCGCCATCGGAATTATGCCTAGAGGGCGGGCCGGCAAACCGCGCTGACGCGTGGCGAAAATGGTACAAGCAGTTTTTGGTGTTCCTGAAGGCCTCGGGAGTCTATAAAGAACCGACAGATGTACAAGCCAGTCTCCTCATTAACCTGATAGGCTCAGAAGGTTACGACGTATATACTACGTTTAAATTCGAAAAGGAGACTGATCGGGAGAATTTCGACAAGTTGGTCAGCAAATTTAATGAGCATTTCGGTACGAAACAAAATACTACCATGGCtcgtttcaaattttttacaagaaatcAAGAAAATGGTGAATCTGTCGATGAGTACGTCACAGCATTGAAAATACTTTCGCAGCATTGTGAATTCGAGCATCTCGAAGAAGGTCTGATACGCGATCGTGTTGTTTGCGGGGTCACCGATGGAAAAATACGTGATCGATTACTGAGAGCTGAGGATCTGACCCTCGCACGAGCTGTGAAGATTTGTCAAGCTAGTGAGATGTCTACAGAGGAAAAACGGCAGATAGAAGGAACCAAGGCGGTAACCGACGGGGGCGCGTCGTCGGCAGCCGTGGACGTGGTGTACGGCGGCGCAGGCGGACCGTCGCGAGCGGCGCGTGGCGGCTGGGGCCGGCCGCGGCCGCGGGGCCAGCTCCGTGCGGCCGGCGCTCGGGGAGCGGCCACTGCAGGCGGCCGACGCGGGGCAGCTTCTAGGAGTGCGTGTCGGGCTTGCATGAAGGATCAGTGTGACGGAGACTATAAGTGTGCGGCTAGAAATGCTCAATGTTTTTGGTGCAGTGAACGGGGACATTTTAAAAGTGCATGTCCTAAGTTAAAGAGCAGAGTATACCAAATTGAGGAAGAGTTATCAACTGACGATTCAGATTTGTACTACGTCTCCACGGTCGACAATTTCGGTGACGGTATGGACAGCCACAAATGGTAtgagactttatttttatatggtagtgatttaaaagaaagatTTAAGCTAGATACTGGTTCGGATTTAAATGTAATGTCCTTGAAAACATATTGTAAGTTGGGTTTGAACTTATCAGAGTTAACATCAGATAATACGAGAGCTTTATCGTTTTGTGGCAATTTTATTCCTATTGTTGGATCATGTTACATCAattggttttataaaaataaagtgtataAATTACGTTTCATAATTTCTGAACACGACTGTCAAAATGTGCTGGGCAAATTTTCTTGTGAACAACTAGGCTTAATAAAACGTTTATATTCAATAGATATTAACCAGTATGATGATATTTTCAAAGGTTTGGGAAAGTTGCCTGGCAAATACAAAATAGTAACAATTCCGGGCGCGCAGCCGTCAGTCTGTCCCGTTAGAAAAATACCCGTGGGCGTACGAGATAAGTTACGAATCGAATTAGATCGAATGGAAAATCTAGGCGTTATTAGAAGAGTGACGCACCCGACCCCGTGGGTGAATGCAATCGTAGTGGCGGCGAAAAAAGATGGCAGCATTCGAGTGTGCCTCGACCCGCGGCCGCTTAATAGGGCCGTGCGACGCGCACACTACCCGTTGCCGACGCTCACTGATATCGCGACTAAATTAGAAGGAGCTAggtattttagtaaattagaCGCTCGATCTGGATTTTGGATGGTTCAGTTAGATGATGATAGCGCTGATTTATGTACGTTTGGAACACCATATGGCAGATACCAGTATCTACGTTTACCTTATGGTATAAACTGTGCATCTGaagtttttcatcaaaaaatacGTCAAATATTAGAGGGCTTAGAGGGCGTAGATTCATTTGTTGATGATGTCATAGTTTGGGGGTCTTCAATTTCAGAACATGACGAGAGGCTTaagcttttattaaataggGCACGTGATGCtggtattaaatttaataaagaaaaatgtgaattttGTGTTCAAACGGTAACTTACCTTGGACATACCTTTAGCTCCAAAGGTATGCAAATAGATGAAAGTAAACTTAAGGCAATTCGTGACATGCCGAATCCGCAAGACAGGAGTTCATTAGAGCGTTTTTTGGGCatggtaaattatttatcaaaatttataccACATTATTCAGAGATAGCGGCTCCTCTACGTATCCTTTTGAAAAAAGACTCTGTATGGAATTGGGACGAAGTACATGAAGCGACCGTGCGGCGTTTAAAAGAGTCAGTGTGCGCCGCGCCTGTACTGGCTTTGTATTCTGCGCGCGAGCCGGTGCTGTTATCAGTAGACGCGAGCTCTCGCGCGCTCGGCGCAGTGCTCATGCAGGGCGGCCGGCCGGTCGAGTATGCGTCATCCACACTCACCGACACGCAATGCAGGTATGCTCAAATTGAAAAAGAGCTGTTGGCGATCGTGTTTGCGCTCGAACGATTTCACCAATATGTTTATGGCCGTAAAGATGTCACAGTGGAGACGGATCACAAGCCATTGGAAACGCTATTTCATAAGGCGTTGGATTCCGTTCCAGCCAGACTGCAGCGCATGATGTTACGTATACAGGGATACGATTTCAAGGTTACGTATAAACCTGGAAAATATATGTTCGTTGCAGACACCCTTTCGAGGGCACCTTTACCTGAACAGTTACAACAAAAAGTAAGTGATGAAATTTCGGAGCAATCATGTTTTCTTATAGAAAATGTTAGGTTTAGTGACAGTAAATTGAGTATGATAAAGGAGCATACAATGAAAGATGAAGAATGTCAGTTaattataagatatataaaaaatggctGGCCAAATTATAAGTATGAAGTGGATGAAAGAGTAAAAGAGCAGTGGTCGTATAAGGAAAGTTTTGAATATGTCGAtggtataatatttaaagataatttggtTTATATTCCATTTAAGTTAAGGTACGAAATGGTAAAGCGAGTTCACGATGGGCATATGGGTATAGATAGATGCAAACGGCATGCGCGGGATGTGATGTTCTGGCCAGGGATGTCTCGAGACATCGAGAGTGCAGTACGCCGCTGTGCGACGTGCGCCGAGAGGGTGGCGCGGCCCGCGCGGGAACCGCTCTTGCCACATCCTATCCCGAGCCTGCCGTGGGCTAAAATAGGCTCGGACATATTTCAGAACGGtaacaagtattttttaatcttagtcGACTATTTTTCGAATTATATCGAAGTTTGTCCACTGCTGAACATTACTAGCAAGACAGTCATAACAGCGATGAAGGATCAATTTGCAAGGCACGGCATCCCACAGGAACTGATAACTGATAATGGGCCAGCGTATGCCTCGAAGGAATTTGCTACATTTAGTAAGCAATGGGGGTTCAAACATGTTACGAGTTCGCCGAAATATCCGGTATCAAATGGACGAAGTGAGAAGGCAGTAcacatagttaaaaatatgttaaccaAATCTTTGTCATCTGGTTCTGATTTCTATTTAGGGTTGCTAAACCTTAGAACAACTCCCAGGGATGGAATTAGCTCACCATCTCAGTTACTTATGGGACGCAGGCTTAATTCCAGGCTCCCATCTCACGACTGTAAACTGCAACCCAGCCGTGACAACCGTGACGATTATAAGGCTATCACAAGCAAGCAAGCCCGCGACAAACAGCACTATGATAAACGAGCACGAGCGTTGCCGGAGCTGCGGGCTGGGCAACGTGTGGTGATGGCGGACGCCGGAGACAGGA